From Pseudomonas sp. G2-4:
TCGACATAATCGCGGGTGGTGCCGTAGCGCCCACAGGCGCTTTCGAACACCTGGCTCAGTACATGGTCCGGCAAGTTGCCGGCGTAGCTGGGCAGGTGTCGCTCCAGGACAAATCCCAAGGCTTGTACCCGACTGCCATCCTCAAGACGGCAACTGAGCCAATGTGGCCGATAGGACGGGAACGGCATCTCGCGTTGCCACAAGGCAAACAGCGAGTCCTCGAGATTCTCTTGCGGCAAGCGATAAGCGAAACCGCTGCAAGAGCCGCCGCGATCCAGCCCGAATACCAATCCCGGCAACTCCGGGGTGCCACGGTGTTCATGGGACCACAAATACAACCCGCGA
This genomic window contains:
- a CDS encoding gamma-glutamylcyclotransferase: MTVIESAITCAPYPPRLDLGPQLTREQLLASMQSTMGLHLGGPVWLFAYGSLIWRPECTAVERMRGRVHGYHRGLYLWSHEHRGTPELPGLVFGLDRGGSCSGFAYRLPQENLEDSLFALWQREMPFPSYRPHWLSCRLEDGSRVQALGFVLERHLPSYAGNLPDHVLSQVFESACGRYGTTRDYVEQTIHALRSHAMPDRNLEARLKRCKSALDQATASRL